The Bicyclus anynana unplaced genomic scaffold, ilBicAnyn1.1 scaffold_102, whole genome shotgun sequence genome includes a window with the following:
- the LOC112047622 gene encoding uncharacterized protein LOC112047622 — protein MASPNNASVADSQGEIAGIALSMRVPPFWRDKPRLWFISFEAATADLKKSQDQLAQMVIAQLQKEDIEQISDILFDPPATDLYTAVKNRLISAYEESDSRQLQKLLSEIELGDQKPTQLLRRMRFLAREKVPDSTLRILWTNHLPSHVRSVLAASESFSTKTALDELAILADKMVESSPSSHIAAVESPSTSVPPSDTKFLVEEIRKLSLEVAALKMVHQNCQHRGRPNYRRNRSNSNGRRSRSSTPSPYCFYHRRFGAAARRCTKPCSYQTKSEN, from the coding sequence atggcaTCACCTAACAACGCTTCAGTAGCAGATAGCCAGGGGGAAATCGCAGGAATCGCCTTATCAATGCGAGTTCCACCTTTTTGGAGAGACAAGCCACGACTCTGGTTCATCAGTTTCGAAGCAGCCACTGCTGATCTCAAAAAAAGTCAGGACCAGTTGGCACAAATGGTCATTGCGCAATTACAAAAGGAAGATATCGAGCAAATTTCCGATATACTCTTCGATCCACCGGCAACAGACCTATACACCGCAGTGAAGAACCGCCTCATCTCCGCATACGAAGAATCTGACAGCCGCCAGCTGCAAAAGCTGCTGTCCGAAATCGAGCTAGGAGACCAAAAGCCTACTCAGTTACTTCGCCGCATGAGATTTCTTGCCAGAGAAAAGGTCCCGGATTCAACGCTGCGCATACTGTGGactaatcacttaccatcacatgTGCGATCCGTACTCGCCGCAAGCGAATCATTCAGCACGAAGACCGCACTAGACGAGCTCGCTATATTGGCCGACAAGATGGTGGAATCAAGCCCAAGTTCACACATCGCAGCCGTCGAAAGCCCCAGTACGAGCGTTCCACCCAGCGATACGAAGTTCCTAGTCGAAGAGATAAGGAAGCTGTCACTTGAAGTCGCTGCGTTGAAGATGGTTCACCAAAACTGCCAGCACCGCGGAAGACCAAACTATCGACGCAATCGGTCAAACTCGAACGGACGCAGATCTCGAAGCTCGACACCGTCGCCGTACTGTTTCTACCACCGGCGTTTTGGGGCAGCTGCAAGAAGATGCACTAAGCCGTGCTCCTACCAGACGAAGTCGGAAAACTAA